Proteins from a genomic interval of Hoplias malabaricus isolate fHopMal1 chromosome 13, fHopMal1.hap1, whole genome shotgun sequence:
- the LOC136665376 gene encoding GTPase IMAP family member 4-like, whose product MATGGQELQSPDLRIVLTGKTGVGKSATGNTILGKEVFHKFSSSKSVTKFCRKATNVVDETCIAVVDTPGWCDTDLPEELLVQETVQCIDMSYPGPHVFLAVVAIGRFTKEDAEVVQKIEEVFGEEASRYTMILFTRGDDLEETSVEDFVREATEDLKGFIDKCGGRYHVFNNKEKENHDQVSELLQKIQDMVWSNGGKCYTNTTYKLLEKYKKKEAELQQKIQSLEKKLEHQNFKEQEGEQHTMLVKEYLKVLQTMSKLQLDDVKYQNILRDLKLELLQSEHDRMKFIRHGFDCTIS is encoded by the exons atgGCTACCGGAGGACAAG AACTACAGTCACCAGACTTAAGAATAGTTCTCACAGGAAAAACAGGTGTTGGAAAAAGTGCTACTGGAAACACCATCCTTGGTAAAGAAGTATTCCACAAGTTCTCTTCTTCTAAATCAGTAACAAAATTCTGCCGGAAAGCTACTAATGTAGTTGATGAAACATGCATAGCAGTAGTGGACACTCCTGGATGGTGTGATACTGACCTCCCAGAAGAATTATTAGTCCAGGAAACAGTCCAGTGTATCGACATGTCCTATCCGGGACCGCATGTGTTCCTAGCGGTGGTGGCAATTGGTCGGTTCACTAAAGAAGATGCTGAAGTTGTCCAAAAGATAGAGGAAGTCTTTGGGGAAGAGGCATCCAGATACACAATGATTCTGTTCACAAGAGGAgatgacctggaggaaacaagCGTGGAGGACTTTGTGAGAGAAGCTACAGAAGATCTGAAAGGTTTCATTGATAAATGCGGAGGCCGATACCATGTCTTCAACAATAAAGAAAAGGAGAACCATGATCAAGTGTCTGAACTTCTGCAGAAGATACAAGATATGGTCTGGTCCAATGGGGGCAAGTGCTACACCAATACAACATACAAACTGCTGGAGAAATACAAGAAAAAAGAGGCTGAACTTCAGCAGAAAATCCAGTCACTTGAAAAGAAACTGGAACACCAAAACTTCAAAGAACAGGAGGGGGAACAACACACAATGCTTGTAAAGGAGTATCTGAAAGTATTACAAACTATGTCGAAACTCCAGCTTGACGACGTCAAATATCAAAACATACTAAGAGATCTGAAATTAGAACTGTTACAGTCAGAACATGATCGAATGAAATTCATACGCCACGGTTTTGATTGCACAATCTCTTGA
- the LOC136665372 gene encoding GTPase IMAP family member 7-like, whose protein sequence is MEIRIVLLGKRGAGKSSSGNTLLGWKFFKIAPSSQGMTQACSMSSSTVDGHKIFVVDTPGWTDVSQTENETIQKIVSCIEISNPGPDVLLFVLPIGRFTKEEDDTAKQILEIFGEEAIKHTMVLFTKGDDLEGKTIEEYLEDAHPRLKNIIRMCGGRYHVFNNRDKDNHEQVSALLKKIKDMVERNKGKCYRKTQMLEKKNIQTTPTKIIKEKSDAGGIDGSKGRQFEEEKHNEAIHKRDSEKGEEKQIHLQESERKVEGTLVYLNNGINNSKQEHTYLEYGEQSPSQMEKMENLIKEMGFTFEKALIKVKKEQQEEISTLKMELTKQKAETETLKRDLQAQKLKLEAYEGQKQKDQQNRLRHEKGGDKEKVPHNELQEELRESEEEENEQKRSTNICSFLNCRKRNKKKHNS, encoded by the coding sequence ATGGAGATCAGAATAGTTCTGCTGGGGAAGAGGGGTGCTGGAAAGAGTTCCTCAGGGAACACTCTCCTGGGCTGGAAATTTTTCAAAATAGCACCCAGCTCACAAGGAATGACCCAGGCTTGTTCCATGAGCTCCAGCACTGTAGATGGACACAAAATCTTTGTTGTGGACACTCCAGGGTGGACAGATGTCAGTCAGACTGAGAATGAAACCATACAGAAGATTGTCTCGTGCATTGAAATCTCCAACCCTGGGCCCGATGTGCTCCTCTTTGTACTGCCCATTGGTCGCTTCACCAAAGAAGAGGATGATACAGCCAAGCAGATCCTGGAGATCTTTGGAGAAGAAGCTATCAAGCACACAATGGTGCTGTTTACCAAAGGAGACGATCTGGAGGGAAAGACAATTGAGGAATACTTGGAAGACGCCCATCCAAGACTGAAGAATATCATTAGAATGTGTGGAGGAAGATACCATGTCTTTAATAACAGAGACAAAGACAATCATGAGCAAGTCTCCGCTTTGCTGAAGAAGATCAAAGACATGGTGGAAAGAAATAAAGGCAAATGCTACAGAAAAACTCAGATgttagaaaagaaaaacatacaaacCACTCCAACAAAAATTATTAAAGAGAAATCGGATGCGGGGGGTATTGATGGAAGTAAAGGCAGACAGTTTGAGGAAGAAAAACATAATGAAGCTATACATAAGAGAGACTCAGAGAAGGGGGAAGAGAAGCAAATACATTtacaagagagtgagagaaaagttGAGGGGACATTAGTGTATCTGAATAATGGCATAAACAATTCAAAACAAGAACACACATACTTAGAATATGGAGAACAATCCCCAAGTCAAATGGAAAAAATGGAAAATCTCATCAAAGAGATGGGGTTCACATTCGAGAAGGCattaattaaagtaaaaaagGAACAACAGGAAGAAATATCCACGCTGAAAATGGAACTGACGAAACAGAAAGCTGAGACTGAAACTTTAAAGAGGGATTTGCAGGCGCAGAAGCTAAAGTTAGAAGCTTATGAAGGTCAAAAACAAAAGGATCAGCAGAACAGACTGAGACATGAAAAAGGTGGGGACAAAGAAAAAGTTCCACATAATGAACTCCAGGAAGAACTGAGAGAGTCTGAAGAGGAAGAGAATGAACAGAAACGTTCAACCAACATTTGCAGTTTCTTAAATTGtagaaaaagaaacaagaaaaaacacaattcttaa